Proteins encoded together in one Carya illinoinensis cultivar Pawnee chromosome 3, C.illinoinensisPawnee_v1, whole genome shotgun sequence window:
- the LOC122305616 gene encoding late embryogenesis abundant protein At1g64065-like — MAEKVNQQAYPSAPTHKQPSRDEESATLQSDQELRKKKRIKLGIYIAAFIVFQVIVITAFSLTVMRVKTPKVRLGTVTLQDVKTGNQTSPLFDISFTTQVRIKNNNFGPYKYESTNAMFTYQGVTVGQVSIPKGKAGFRSTKTVTVTVSVNSNALPMSTTSSTLGSELGAGVLTLNSHAKLSGKVELMFVMKKKKAAKMNCTMPIHLSTKVVQLNCD, encoded by the coding sequence atggcaGAGAAAGTGAACCAGCAAGCATACCCCTCAGCACCAACACATAAGCAGCCGAGCAGAGATGAAGAATCGGCAACTTTACAATCCGATCAGGAGCTCCGAAAGAAGAAAAGGATCAAGTTGGGCATATATATTGCTGCGTTTATTGTGTTTCAGGTCATAGTTATCACGGCATTTTCACTCACTGTGATGCGTGTGAAGACCCCCAAGGTCAGGTTGGGAACGGTCACGCTTCAAGATGTGAAGACTGGAAACCAAACATCACCTTTGTTTGACATAAGCTTCACGACCCAAGTAAGGATCAAGAACAACAACTTTGGCCCCTACAAATATGAAAGCACCAATGCCATGTTCACTTACCAAGGCGTGACAGTAGGGCAAGTCAGTATTCCTAAGGGTAAAGCTGGGTTCCGTTCTACTAAAACAGTTACTGTTACTGTGAGCGTGAATTCAAATGCCCTGCCAATGAGCACGACTTCGAGTACTCTCGGAAGTGAATTGGGTGCAGGGGTGTTGACTCTAAATAGCCATGCCAAACTCAGTGGGAAAGTGGAATTGATGTttgtgatgaagaagaagaaggccgCCAAAATGAACTGCACCATGCCCATCCATTTGTCAACAAAGGTTGTCCAATTGAATTGCGACTGA